A region from the Musa acuminata AAA Group cultivar baxijiao chromosome BXJ1-10, Cavendish_Baxijiao_AAA, whole genome shotgun sequence genome encodes:
- the LOC135595628 gene encoding uncharacterized protein LOC135595628 isoform X1, protein MGEEKDKEVVGGHEDDERSVGSSRSPIQKRPLEVLDLNEDVTIDSSEGEEEEEEEEEEEEEVAEDGDDDGDGGSSTEVARGGSSCNNSSTDNNFNNKSGDTTEGSSGRAPTVRQYVRSKLPRLRWTPDLHLAFVHAVERLGGQERATPKLVLQLMNVRGLSIAHVKSHLQMYRSKKLDGSGQEKSAISSVMTPMDLHLKEYRLHEMFYRRTDSFQPFRLDNGGFFSSRSIHEPDQFCNAFFHGSQFLQASALRSSNFGRHREWEFNRQAAAWDSCLRDQGPSKGLIHDMIFSQKRKPSTSHLFDVRDAISGNGNPGTVHQFLEGRRWASADMIEARKWEGNRTGNFGSSGYPLAKAVPADPVFSNTLFGWKGNSNICIDTMQSNSHVPIVVNDELPPNSQQPFQVDESRRHQDKPLRNSADMHAKTEIPIKDAKKMRMATTTKDLTPDLQLSLRSSLINDGGYEKKSLETEQVNSMLSLSLSPSTSMQREKHMKAEMQFLEIGSSKKAVLGLSTLDLTMSIRASE, encoded by the exons ATGGGGGAAGAGAAGGACAAGGAGGTGGTGGGTGGACACGAAGATGACGAGAGGAGCGTAGGGAGCAGCCGATCCCCAATCCAAAAGAGGCCGCTGGAAGTCCTTGATCTCAACGAGGATGTGACGATCGACAGCagcgagggcgaggaggaggaggaggaggaggaggaggaggaggaggaggtggcggaggACGGTGACGACGATGGTGACGGTGGGAGTTCGACAGAGGTGGCGAGAGGAGGGAGCTCTTGCAACAATAGCAGCACAGACAACAACTTCAACAACAAGAGTGGCGACACCACTGAGGGGAGCAGCGGAAGAGCTCCTACCGTGAGACAGTACGTACGTTCCAAATTGCCGAGGTTGCGGTGGACACCTGATCTCCACCTTGCCTTCGTCCATGCCGTGGAGAGGCTCGGTGGGCAAGAGA GAGCCACACCAAAGTTGGTTCTTCAGCTGATGAATGTGAGGGGGTTAAGCATAGCTCATGTAAAGAGTCACCTGCAG ATGTATCGAAGCAAGAAGCTTGAtggatcgggccaagaaaagtccGCCATTTCTTCAG TTATGACACCCATGGATTTGCACCTGAAGGAATATCGCCTTCACGAGATGTTTTACCGAAGAACGGATTCATTCCAGCCCTTCAGATTGGATAATGGGGGTTTCTTCTCGTCGAGGAGCATCCATGAGCCGGATCAGTTCTGCAACGCTTTCTTCCATGGATCGCAGTTTCTGCAGGCGTCGGCTCTGAGAAGCAGCAACTTTGG CAGACACCGAGAATGGGAGTTCAATCGGCAAGCAGCAGCATGGGAcagttgcttacgagatcaaggtCCTTCCAAGGGACTGATACATGACATGATCTTTAGCCAAAAAAGGAAGCCATCAACATCCCATCTGTTCGATGTGCGGGATGCCATCAGCGGTAATGGGAATCCCGGCACTGTGCACCAATTCCTCGAGGGAAGAAGATGGGCATCTGCAGACATGATCGAAGCTCGTAAATGGGAAGGAAACCGAACTGGAAACTTTGGTAGCAGCGGATATCCCCTTGCTAAGGCTGTTCCCGCGGATCCAGTCTTCAGTAATACCCTGTTTGGATGGAAAGGCAACAGCAACATCTGCATCGACACTATGCAATCTAATTCACATGTACCGATTGTTGTCAACGATGAGCTTCCCCCAAACTCTCAACAACCCTTCCAAGTTGATGAG TCACGTCGGCATCAGGATAAACCGCTGCGCAACTCTGCAGATATGCATGCAAAAACAGAAATACCAATAAAAGATGCGAAGAAGATGAGGATGGCGACGACGACGAAGGATCTGACTCCCGACCTGCAGCTAAGCTTGAGATCGAGCTTGATCAATGATGGAGGATATGAGAAGAAGAGTCTTGAAACTGAACAAGTAAATAGTATGCTCTCACTTTCACTGTCTCCCTCTACTTCAATGCAGCGAGAAAAACATATGAAAGCTGAGATGCAGTTCTTAGAGATAGGTAGCAGCAAGAAGGCCGTTCTGGGGCTGAGTACTTTAGATCTGACCATGTCGATTAGAGCATCGGAGTGA
- the LOC135595628 gene encoding uncharacterized protein LOC135595628 isoform X2 — MGEEKDKEVVGGHEDDERSVGSSRSPIQKRPLEVLDLNEDVTIDSSEGEEEEEEEEEEEEEVAEDGDDDGDGGSSTEVARGGSSCNNSSTDNNFNNKSGDTTEGSSGRAPTVRQYVRSKLPRLRWTPDLHLAFVHAVERLGGQERATPKLVLQLMNVRGLSIAHVKSHLQMYRSKKLDGSGQEKSAISSVMTPMDLHLKEYRLHEMFYRRTDSFQPFRLDNGGFFSSRSIHEPDQFCNAFFHGSQFLQASALRSSNFGHREWEFNRQAAAWDSCLRDQGPSKGLIHDMIFSQKRKPSTSHLFDVRDAISGNGNPGTVHQFLEGRRWASADMIEARKWEGNRTGNFGSSGYPLAKAVPADPVFSNTLFGWKGNSNICIDTMQSNSHVPIVVNDELPPNSQQPFQVDESRRHQDKPLRNSADMHAKTEIPIKDAKKMRMATTTKDLTPDLQLSLRSSLINDGGYEKKSLETEQVNSMLSLSLSPSTSMQREKHMKAEMQFLEIGSSKKAVLGLSTLDLTMSIRASE; from the exons ATGGGGGAAGAGAAGGACAAGGAGGTGGTGGGTGGACACGAAGATGACGAGAGGAGCGTAGGGAGCAGCCGATCCCCAATCCAAAAGAGGCCGCTGGAAGTCCTTGATCTCAACGAGGATGTGACGATCGACAGCagcgagggcgaggaggaggaggaggaggaggaggaggaggaggaggaggtggcggaggACGGTGACGACGATGGTGACGGTGGGAGTTCGACAGAGGTGGCGAGAGGAGGGAGCTCTTGCAACAATAGCAGCACAGACAACAACTTCAACAACAAGAGTGGCGACACCACTGAGGGGAGCAGCGGAAGAGCTCCTACCGTGAGACAGTACGTACGTTCCAAATTGCCGAGGTTGCGGTGGACACCTGATCTCCACCTTGCCTTCGTCCATGCCGTGGAGAGGCTCGGTGGGCAAGAGA GAGCCACACCAAAGTTGGTTCTTCAGCTGATGAATGTGAGGGGGTTAAGCATAGCTCATGTAAAGAGTCACCTGCAG ATGTATCGAAGCAAGAAGCTTGAtggatcgggccaagaaaagtccGCCATTTCTTCAG TTATGACACCCATGGATTTGCACCTGAAGGAATATCGCCTTCACGAGATGTTTTACCGAAGAACGGATTCATTCCAGCCCTTCAGATTGGATAATGGGGGTTTCTTCTCGTCGAGGAGCATCCATGAGCCGGATCAGTTCTGCAACGCTTTCTTCCATGGATCGCAGTTTCTGCAGGCGTCGGCTCTGAGAAGCAGCAACTTTGG ACACCGAGAATGGGAGTTCAATCGGCAAGCAGCAGCATGGGAcagttgcttacgagatcaaggtCCTTCCAAGGGACTGATACATGACATGATCTTTAGCCAAAAAAGGAAGCCATCAACATCCCATCTGTTCGATGTGCGGGATGCCATCAGCGGTAATGGGAATCCCGGCACTGTGCACCAATTCCTCGAGGGAAGAAGATGGGCATCTGCAGACATGATCGAAGCTCGTAAATGGGAAGGAAACCGAACTGGAAACTTTGGTAGCAGCGGATATCCCCTTGCTAAGGCTGTTCCCGCGGATCCAGTCTTCAGTAATACCCTGTTTGGATGGAAAGGCAACAGCAACATCTGCATCGACACTATGCAATCTAATTCACATGTACCGATTGTTGTCAACGATGAGCTTCCCCCAAACTCTCAACAACCCTTCCAAGTTGATGAG TCACGTCGGCATCAGGATAAACCGCTGCGCAACTCTGCAGATATGCATGCAAAAACAGAAATACCAATAAAAGATGCGAAGAAGATGAGGATGGCGACGACGACGAAGGATCTGACTCCCGACCTGCAGCTAAGCTTGAGATCGAGCTTGATCAATGATGGAGGATATGAGAAGAAGAGTCTTGAAACTGAACAAGTAAATAGTATGCTCTCACTTTCACTGTCTCCCTCTACTTCAATGCAGCGAGAAAAACATATGAAAGCTGAGATGCAGTTCTTAGAGATAGGTAGCAGCAAGAAGGCCGTTCTGGGGCTGAGTACTTTAGATCTGACCATGTCGATTAGAGCATCGGAGTGA